The Castor canadensis chromosome 8, mCasCan1.hap1v2, whole genome shotgun sequence genome contains a region encoding:
- the LOC109690217 gene encoding tubulin alpha-1A chain, whose protein sequence is MRECISIHVGQAGVQIGNACWELYCLEHGIQPDGQMPSDKTIGGGDDSFNTFFSETGAGKHVPRAVFVDLEPTVIDEVRTGTYRQLFHPEQLITGKEDAANNYARGHYTIGKEIIDLVLDRIRKLADQCTGLQGFLVFHSFGGGTGSGFTSLLMERLSVDYGKKSKLEFSIYPAPQVSTAVVEPYNSILTTHTTLEHSDCAFMVDNEAIYDICRRNLDIERPTYTNLNRLIGQIVSSITASLRFDGALNVDLTEFQTNLVPYPRIHFPLATYAPVISAEKAYHEQLSVAEITNACFEPANQMVKCDPRHGKYMACCLLYRGDVVPKDVNAAIATIKTKRTIQFVDWCPTGFKVGINYQPPTVVPGGDLAKVQRAVCMLSNTTAIAEAWARLDHKFDLMYAKRAFVHWYVGEGMEEGEFSEAREDMAALEKDYEEVGVDSVEGEGEEEGEEY, encoded by the exons TG CGTGAGTGCATCTCCATCCACGTTGGCCAGGCCGGTGTCCAGATTGGCAATGCCTGCTGGGAGCTCTACTGCTTGGAACATGGCATCCAGCCTGATGGCCAGATGCCAAGTGACAAGACCATTGGGGGAGGAGATGACTCCTTCAACACCTTCTTCAGTGAGACAGGCGCTGGCAAGCATGTGCCCAGGGCAGTGTTTGTAGATCTGGAACCCACGGTCATTG ATGAAGTTCGCACAGGCACCTACCGCCAGCTCTTCCACCCTGAGCAGCTCATCACAGGCAAGGAAGATGCTGCCAATAACTATGCCCGTGGGCACTACACCATTGGCAAGGAGATCATTGACCTCGTCTTGGACCGAATTCGCAAGCTG gCTGACCAGTGCACAGGTCTTCAGGGCTTCCTGGTTTTCCACAGCTTTGGTGGGGGAACGGGCTCTGGGTTCACCTCCCTGCTGATGGAACGTCTGTCCGTTGATTATGGCAAGAAGTCCAAGCTGGAGTTCTCCATTTACCCAGCCCCCCAGGTTTCCACAGCTGTAGTTGAGCCCTACAACTCCATCCTCACCACTCACACCACCCTGGAGCACTCTGATTGTGCCTTCATGGTAGACAATGAGGCCATCTATGACATCTGTCGTAGAAACCTCGACATTGAACGCCCCACCTACACCAACCTGAATAGGTTGATAGGCCAAATTGTGTCTTCCATCACTGCTTCCCTCAGATTTGATGGAGCCCTTAATGTTGACCTGACAGAATTCCAGACCAACCTGGTGCCCTACCCTCGCATCCACTTCCCCCTAGCCACATATGCCCCTGTCATCTCTGCTGAGAAAGCCTACCATGAACAGCTTTCTGTAGCAGAGATCACTAATGCTTGCTTTGAGCCAGCCAACCAGATGGTGAAATGTGACCCTCGCCATGGTAAATACATGGCTTGCTGCCTGTTGTACCGTGGTGATGTGGTTCCCAAAGATGTCAATGCTGCCATTGCCACCATCAAGACCAAACGTACCATCCAGTTTGTGGACTGGTGCCCCACTGGCTTCAAGGTTGGCATCAATTACCAGCCTCCCACTGTGGTACCTGGTGGAGACCTGGCCAAAGTACAGCGAGCTGTGTGCATGCTGAGCAACACCACAGCCATTGCTGAGGCCTGGGCTCGCCTGGACCACAAGTTTGATTTGATGTATGCCAAGCGTGCCTTTGTTCACTGGTACGTGGGTgaggggatggaggaaggagagttTTCTGAGGCCCGTGAGGACATGGCTGCCCTGGAGAAGGATTATGAGGAGGTTGGTGTGGATTCTGTTGAAGGAGAgggtgaggaggaaggagaggaatatTAA